A section of the Bacteroidia bacterium genome encodes:
- a CDS encoding right-handed parallel beta-helix repeat-containing protein yields MKTLTTTLVLMLLFGFTSIMAQPLSGSYSIDAGMATGGTNYQNFTDAVSDLTTNGISGNVIFNIASGTYPEQITIPWISGSSPSDSIIFQSATGDSTDVVLTYNAGSSANYTLQLDSTAYITFQNLTLRASNLTYGRVVLFTDYVKSIHFLNNHILGTDANGAANSILVYGNNIGGSDINFENNRIEEGANGIYLNFKGSSRGTDITIANNFFLNNFLRGIDLTRINFLEVRGNKLTTDDEATGYIGIFLFDVDSALKVIGNQVSDIKNVALYLQFSENSSTDRGLIANNFFHARDNGDAVMLIRSNEYLDIFHNSVNRSDDANQDDYALEFQFGNNNRIWNNNIANTGGGPAIYYHRPGNLTSDYNNLNVPGCNLGRYTSPVSPFTESYPGNLVEWQATTGLDPNSISVNPAFKSDKDLHSSSFILRNAGVNTSQVSNDFDGEPRSNPPDIGADEIMGPGPYAGGTYTVPGDFVTIQAAVDSLAARGIGGNVVLNITPGTYNEQVEIGYISRASISDSIIIQSSTQDSSDVIIQHTSTQSTANWTILLDQTEGLTLQHLSIRANNNTYGHALVLTKRVDGLNILNNSIEGTDMSTNGTDGALIYGNNVLSTSSLHIERNLMSEGTRGISLDFANSAICLSNNTVIAHNQLSGHYDRGISIQKAFFLQVLDNDITSDDEFSKFVGIYLNDNDSALQVMGNYVSDARNIALELRNSDNSGANRGLVANNFVHSTGNGNTVLVDSNSYLDFFHNSVHQSTGNGAAFFAFVFASGDSNRILNNIFANSAGGAAAYYGLAPQASDFNNFYSTTCYLGRYINSYPIDLAEWQSVTGLDANSFDVNPSFESNSDLHSHSSVLDGAGVFTGRVPGDFDGEARNNPPDIGADEFTISQSPYAGGTYTVPGNFATIQAAMDSLEKRGIAGTVLLNIASGTYNEQVEVGYIERASSTDSIIIQSSTQDSSDVVIEYASMRADSNWTVLLDGTEGITIRHLTIRATGTNYGRALVFSDRLIDVNILNNAVQGTDYNGNLTDFSGIFTEKLGATNLRIRNNLVEEGAYGIYLHFNTFSVCRSADNLIVAGNKVIGSFVNGIDVLRASRVQVLNNEVTTDDDYCCGSGIYLYQVDSSLKVTGNYVYDQPGYALYLLNSDNSALDRGLVANNFFHSDSSADGVFISEATYLDVFHNSVHKTNNNSTDEYAFVIREGSDNRILNNIFANSGGGPAAFYFRPDGLTSDYNGFFSTSCNLGRYDSTAPSLETYFPANLAEWQAVSGLDMNSLQVNPAFASNADLHSSSISLNNVGMTTGRVPNDFDGEARNNPPDIGADEYGLTGAPPYAGTYSVPTDFATIQTAVDSFAKRGINGNVVLNIATGTYNEQIEIPNIQRSAAADTIIIQSSTLDTADVIIEYAASQADSNWTILLDNVKGLTLRHLTIRAIGGAYDRGIAIQTQVENVNILNNALEGGTPLYGNGFFDNDLIIVKNQITASVRAIDFSYEYSNACSSNSSLNHTVIDSNIASNGVALGYALNPNIRYNDLVGPISLERGQDALVANNQLAGGVFAFSTVNLTVRDNELSSTNGKIGLTTDTNTTIANNRIQQGISSDGSLYLTIHGNEIGRGISVDDAEENFTITQNQIFNVGGPALEVRRFNYPSDAYLANGLIANNFIYSTGSGHGVHLYLNTSIDFHNNSVHKTGNSDPNVYAFVVEFGGGTFVKNNILVNSGGGPIVFYYDGSTTSDYNNFFGSPCIFGRYGDLYLPTDLAEWQVVTRREDAHSFYGDPMFLNDSDLHINIAFLDGAGTSLSQATMDFDGEPRNNPQDIGADEFTYTGPGPYAGTYSVPTDFATIQDAVDSFTIGGMTGNVVLNIEPGTYNEQVEIGRIHRFSSGDSIIIQSENQDSADVIIEFASTSSDSNWTVLLAEAQYLTLQHLTIRNTGGTTALAIQDRIREVNILNNQLEGSGSKALHGNARIDDLLIANNQVNGIYMLTPQCGIHSSAVAIVDGNISDEGIYIEGINMLNVQYNIVTADDLEVVEADTTLQIIGNHIYDGKLKVLHSINTSSAPGLIANNFVSGGGIDLAFTAYMNIYHNSVNSRSDAFRVAPGPDNLVYNNSFVSDFGFAIYIDEPVLLNASVRSDYNNLLTNGTYLAAYDLADPYFTTYPVKFYEDLADWQQGTLEGTNSVSVNPGYVNDTDLHASSSVLNGTGKIVSGVPLDIDKETRGTPPDIGADEFSGSCPGAVITFTVYGPSCNGDSDGAVKATVTGGTPPYTFLWSTNETTDSLGNLSAGKYFLEVGDANGCTYFDTADIVDPAPLGITALVTGESSNGASDGAIDITVSGGTTPYSYLWNNSATSEDLSNIGSGNYKVIVTDSNGCQDSAEYEVDLRTMTLVVKVTPSSSAGSGRVGFSTVINGDWAMAGAPLDATKGIKAGAVYVYKRNGGTWTTNAKLTSNSTQAGDKFGFAVGIDDTLAIVGAPEENSQGFGTGVAYVFARRSGSWVELQTLTAPTIKRGDFYGYDVAIFGERIAIGSFGADLSGYTQSGAVYIYERSAGTWAHTETLLPNDVNHNDYTGLSVDMYEDRVVAGSPTKNSGLLLKAGAAYVWKYDGAGNWAQEGKLVSGDLDTRDSFGISVAVVDSTVIVGAYGNDDDGNNSGSAYIFQKGASTYAQTGKLTASDGDATHLFGHSVGITNDTAIVGAYADDHSGIRSGSAYLFANSGGWGQFKKLVAPTPGAYEDYGFSVDASEDWAMVGAKGDGEVAALAGAVYFYHLPSVPTPILVHRETNLFDEDGEDAGNDEESAISAFDIAEEEAFERMFDQITVYPNPARDRHDINISIPEGKEAQVQIIDAAGNFVVNRFEYGPMKIHNLRAGVYFLRIQIDAHVYHRKLVVVK; encoded by the coding sequence ATGAAAACGCTTACAACTACCCTGGTACTAATGCTGCTTTTTGGCTTCACTTCAATTATGGCCCAGCCCCTGAGTGGAAGCTATAGCATAGATGCCGGGATGGCAACCGGAGGAACCAACTATCAGAACTTTACTGATGCCGTGAGCGATCTCACAACCAATGGAATTTCCGGAAATGTAATTTTCAATATCGCATCTGGAACTTATCCTGAACAAATCACGATTCCGTGGATTTCCGGCTCCTCCCCTAGCGACTCCATAATCTTTCAGTCGGCCACCGGAGATAGTACCGATGTTGTGCTCACCTATAATGCAGGCAGTTCAGCGAACTACACCTTGCAACTTGACAGCACTGCCTACATTACTTTCCAAAACCTGACCCTTCGGGCTTCCAATCTCACTTATGGCCGGGTGGTACTTTTTACAGATTATGTGAAGAGCATTCATTTCCTGAACAACCATATTCTTGGTACAGATGCAAATGGCGCTGCAAACAGCATATTGGTTTATGGCAATAATATCGGAGGGTCCGATATTAACTTTGAGAATAACAGAATTGAAGAAGGTGCCAATGGAATATATCTTAATTTTAAGGGGAGTTCACGCGGGACAGATATAACGATCGCCAACAATTTCTTCCTGAACAATTTTTTGAGGGGAATAGATTTGACGCGGATAAACTTTTTGGAGGTCCGCGGGAACAAGCTAACCACTGACGATGAAGCCACCGGATACATTGGAATCTTTCTTTTTGATGTTGACAGTGCCTTAAAGGTAATTGGAAATCAGGTATCTGATATAAAAAATGTAGCATTGTACCTCCAATTTTCAGAGAACTCATCAACTGACCGGGGCCTGATTGCCAATAATTTCTTCCATGCACGGGATAATGGTGATGCGGTCATGTTGATCAGGAGCAATGAATATCTGGATATATTCCATAACTCCGTTAATCGCAGTGATGACGCCAACCAAGACGATTATGCCCTGGAATTCCAATTTGGGAATAACAATCGAATCTGGAACAATAATATCGCAAACACAGGTGGTGGGCCGGCTATCTATTATCATCGACCGGGTAATCTAACTTCAGACTATAACAATCTCAATGTGCCGGGCTGTAATTTGGGCAGGTATACCTCGCCAGTTTCGCCATTTACGGAATCCTATCCCGGCAATCTCGTTGAATGGCAGGCTACAACGGGATTAGATCCAAACTCAATTTCAGTTAATCCTGCATTTAAAAGTGACAAAGACTTGCACTCCAGTTCATTTATCCTTAGGAATGCAGGTGTAAATACCAGCCAGGTAAGTAATGATTTTGACGGGGAACCGCGCAGTAACCCACCGGACATTGGGGCAGACGAAATAATGGGCCCCGGGCCTTATGCAGGCGGCACTTATACAGTTCCTGGTGATTTTGTCACCATACAGGCAGCCGTAGATTCATTGGCGGCACGCGGGATTGGAGGCAATGTAGTACTCAATATTACTCCCGGCACTTACAATGAACAAGTGGAAATCGGGTACATTTCCCGAGCTTCTATCAGCGACTCCATCATCATCCAATCCTCAACGCAGGACAGTTCGGATGTGATTATCCAACATACCTCCACCCAAAGCACGGCAAATTGGACCATATTATTGGACCAGACGGAAGGATTGACCTTACAGCACCTTAGCATCAGGGCCAACAACAATACCTACGGGCATGCCTTGGTGTTAACAAAAAGGGTGGACGGCCTAAACATTCTCAATAATTCAATTGAAGGGACGGATATGAGTACCAACGGCACAGATGGCGCTCTGATATATGGGAACAATGTACTTAGCACCAGTAGCCTGCACATTGAGAGAAACCTAATGAGCGAGGGTACCCGTGGAATTTCCCTTGATTTTGCGAATAGTGCGATCTGTCTTTCCAATAATACGGTCATCGCGCACAACCAGCTAAGCGGCCATTATGATAGGGGAATTTCCATTCAGAAAGCCTTTTTTCTGCAAGTCCTGGACAATGACATTACCTCTGATGATGAATTTTCAAAATTCGTGGGCATTTACCTCAATGATAATGACAGTGCCCTACAGGTAATGGGCAATTATGTTTCCGATGCCAGGAACATCGCATTGGAACTGAGGAATTCAGATAATTCTGGAGCTAACCGGGGGTTGGTGGCCAATAATTTCGTGCACTCGACCGGCAACGGAAATACTGTTTTGGTTGACAGCAATTCTTATTTGGATTTCTTCCATAATTCCGTGCACCAAAGTACGGGTAACGGGGCAGCATTTTTTGCCTTCGTTTTTGCCAGCGGGGATTCTAACCGGATATTGAACAACATTTTCGCGAATAGCGCAGGAGGGGCTGCTGCATACTATGGATTGGCACCCCAGGCATCAGACTTTAATAATTTCTATAGCACCACATGTTATCTCGGCCGATACATCAATTCTTATCCTATAGATTTAGCTGAATGGCAATCAGTAACCGGACTTGATGCCAACTCCTTTGATGTCAATCCATCTTTCGAAAGCAACAGTGACCTTCACAGCCATTCATCGGTACTTGATGGGGCTGGAGTCTTTACAGGGCGTGTGCCTGGGGATTTTGATGGAGAAGCGCGCAACAATCCTCCAGATATTGGGGCGGATGAATTCACCATCAGCCAGTCGCCCTATGCTGGCGGTACCTATACGGTTCCCGGTAACTTTGCTACGATACAGGCCGCAATGGATTCTCTTGAAAAGCGGGGCATAGCCGGTACTGTGCTTTTGAATATTGCCTCGGGCACTTACAATGAACAGGTTGAGGTAGGGTACATTGAGCGCGCGTCCAGTACTGATTCTATCATCATACAATCATCCACGCAAGACAGTAGCGATGTGGTGATCGAATATGCGTCTATGCGTGCCGATTCGAACTGGACGGTGCTATTGGATGGTACGGAAGGAATTACCATCAGGCACCTGACCATACGCGCCACAGGCACTAATTACGGGCGGGCATTGGTGTTCTCAGATCGGCTAATAGATGTGAATATCCTGAATAATGCGGTTCAGGGCACGGACTATAACGGCAATCTCACCGATTTCTCAGGAATCTTTACGGAGAAACTTGGCGCTACTAATCTTCGTATTAGAAATAACCTGGTGGAGGAGGGCGCCTACGGTATTTATCTGCATTTCAACACCTTCTCTGTATGCAGATCGGCCGATAACCTGATTGTAGCCGGCAATAAGGTTATCGGCAGTTTCGTAAACGGTATTGATGTACTCCGGGCTTCCCGGGTCCAGGTGTTGAACAACGAGGTTACTACAGACGATGACTATTGCTGCGGCAGCGGGATATACTTGTACCAGGTGGACAGCAGCCTTAAGGTTACAGGCAATTATGTGTATGATCAGCCCGGTTATGCGCTTTACCTTTTAAATTCAGATAATTCGGCCCTGGACCGTGGGCTGGTGGCCAACAACTTCTTCCATAGCGATTCCAGTGCGGACGGGGTATTTATAAGTGAGGCGACCTATCTGGATGTTTTCCATAATTCTGTTCATAAAACCAATAACAACAGCACGGACGAATATGCCTTTGTGATCCGGGAGGGCAGCGACAATCGCATTCTCAACAACATCTTCGCAAACAGCGGTGGCGGCCCGGCAGCGTTCTATTTCCGCCCGGATGGCCTAACCAGCGATTACAATGGCTTCTTCAGTACTTCCTGCAACCTGGGACGGTACGATAGCACCGCCCCCAGTTTGGAAACCTACTTTCCCGCCAACCTCGCTGAATGGCAGGCTGTATCGGGGCTTGACATGAACTCACTGCAAGTGAACCCTGCTTTTGCCAGTAATGCGGACCTTCACTCCAGTTCGATTTCACTGAACAATGTGGGCATGACCACGGGCCGTGTGCCCAACGATTTCGATGGGGAGGCGCGCAACAACCCGCCTGACATTGGTGCCGATGAATATGGCCTAACGGGTGCCCCACCCTATGCGGGAACCTATTCCGTCCCGACTGATTTTGCCACCATACAAACGGCCGTGGATTCCTTTGCCAAGCGCGGCATTAACGGAAATGTGGTGCTCAATATCGCCACGGGCACCTACAATGAGCAGATAGAGATACCCAACATTCAGCGATCAGCGGCTGCGGACACCATCATCATCCAGTCATCCACGCTGGACACAGCGGACGTGATAATAGAATATGCAGCCTCACAAGCCGATTCCAACTGGACGATATTGCTGGATAATGTGAAGGGGCTGACACTGCGGCACCTGACGATCCGTGCTATTGGGGGTGCTTATGACCGGGGCATCGCCATCCAGACCCAAGTAGAAAATGTGAACATTCTCAACAACGCACTGGAGGGTGGCACACCACTTTATGGGAATGGGTTTTTTGACAACGATCTGATCATAGTCAAAAACCAGATAACAGCCAGCGTCAGGGCTATAGATTTCAGCTACGAATACAGCAATGCCTGTAGTAGCAATAGCAGCCTTAACCATACTGTGATAGACAGTAACATAGCTTCCAATGGCGTAGCCCTGGGATATGCCTTGAACCCAAATATCCGCTACAATGATTTGGTGGGGCCCATTAGTTTGGAGAGAGGGCAGGATGCCCTGGTGGCCAACAACCAGTTGGCAGGTGGTGTATTTGCCTTTAGTACCGTGAACCTCACGGTCAGGGACAATGAGTTAAGTTCAACCAATGGCAAGATCGGCCTAACTACCGATACGAATACTACCATCGCCAATAACCGGATACAGCAAGGTATATCTTCTGACGGCTCGTTGTACCTGACCATTCACGGCAATGAGATCGGCAGGGGAATAAGTGTGGACGATGCCGAGGAAAACTTTACCATAACACAGAACCAGATATTCAATGTGGGAGGCCCTGCACTTGAAGTCAGGCGGTTTAATTATCCAAGTGACGCGTATTTGGCCAATGGTTTAATCGCGAACAACTTCATCTATTCCACAGGCAGTGGCCATGGGGTTCATTTATATCTTAATACTTCAATTGATTTCCACAATAATTCGGTGCATAAAACCGGCAATTCCGATCCCAACGTGTATGCATTCGTAGTGGAATTCGGAGGTGGTACTTTTGTAAAGAACAACATTTTGGTTAATAGCGGTGGCGGTCCTATCGTATTTTACTATGATGGATCAACAACATCCGACTACAATAATTTCTTCGGTTCGCCTTGCATATTTGGGCGTTATGGGGATCTTTATCTTCCAACCGACCTTGCCGAGTGGCAGGTTGTCACAAGGCGAGAGGACGCACATTCCTTTTACGGAGATCCTATGTTTTTGAACGACAGTGACCTGCACATCAATATCGCTTTTCTTGATGGCGCAGGAACAAGTTTAAGCCAGGCAACAATGGACTTTGACGGTGAGCCGCGCAATAACCCACAGGACATCGGTGCCGATGAATTTACGTATACCGGGCCAGGTCCTTATGCAGGTACTTATTCCGTTCCCACCGATTTTGCCACCATTCAGGATGCGGTGGATTCCTTTACAATTGGGGGCATGACAGGCAATGTAGTGCTGAATATTGAACCCGGCACCTACAATGAGCAGGTTGAAATCGGTCGAATACATCGCTTCTCTTCAGGAGACAGTATCATTATTCAATCAGAAAACCAGGACAGCGCTGACGTAATTATTGAATTCGCCTCCACCTCCAGCGACTCCAATTGGACGGTCCTTTTGGCTGAGGCCCAATACCTGACCTTGCAACATCTCACCATTCGCAATACGGGTGGCACAACTGCCCTGGCCATACAGGACAGGATAAGGGAAGTCAATATCCTCAACAATCAACTTGAAGGGTCTGGCAGCAAGGCCTTGCATGGGAATGCAAGGATAGACGACCTCTTGATTGCGAATAATCAGGTAAACGGTATTTATATGTTAACCCCTCAATGTGGCATTCATAGCAGTGCTGTTGCGATTGTTGATGGCAATATCTCTGATGAAGGGATATATATCGAGGGAATTAATATGCTCAATGTGCAGTACAACATCGTCACTGCGGATGACTTAGAGGTGGTAGAGGCAGACACCACGTTGCAGATAATCGGAAACCATATTTATGATGGAAAGCTAAAGGTCCTCCATTCTATCAACACTTCTTCGGCACCTGGCCTCATTGCCAACAACTTCGTAAGTGGTGGCGGGATTGACCTGGCATTTACGGCCTATATGAACATCTATCATAATTCGGTCAACAGCCGTTCTGATGCTTTCCGCGTAGCACCCGGACCTGACAACCTCGTTTACAACAACAGTTTCGTGAGTGATTTCGGTTTTGCTATTTACATTGATGAGCCGGTGCTCCTTAATGCAAGTGTCCGCTCTGATTATAATAACCTGCTTACCAACGGAACTTACCTGGCCGCTTATGATCTTGCGGATCCATATTTTACTACTTACCCGGTTAAGTTCTATGAGGATTTGGCAGATTGGCAGCAGGGAACATTAGAAGGTACCAACTCCGTTTCCGTTAACCCTGGATATGTGAACGATACGGACCTTCACGCCAGTTCGAGCGTCCTGAACGGGACAGGCAAGATTGTGAGCGGTGTGCCCTTGGATATTGACAAGGAAACACGCGGAACGCCTCCTGATATCGGTGCCGATGAATTTTCGGGTTCGTGCCCTGGCGCGGTCATCACTTTCACGGTCTATGGCCCGTCCTGCAACGGTGACAGCGATGGCGCTGTGAAGGCCACTGTTACCGGAGGGACACCACCTTACACCTTTCTGTGGTCCACCAATGAAACCACGGACAGCCTCGGAAACCTGTCCGCAGGTAAGTATTTCTTAGAGGTAGGGGATGCGAATGGCTGCACCTATTTTGACACTGCGGACATTGTTGACCCTGCACCACTTGGCATCACAGCGCTGGTCACGGGCGAATCGAGCAATGGGGCATCTGATGGGGCCATTGACATTACCGTGAGCGGAGGTACTACGCCCTACAGCTACCTGTGGAACAATAGCGCCACTTCCGAGGATCTATCGAATATTGGGTCTGGGAATTATAAAGTCATTGTCACCGATTCGAACGGTTGCCAGGATTCCGCTGAATACGAGGTAGACCTAAGAACCATGACGCTCGTGGTGAAAGTCACTCCCTCAAGTAGCGCAGGTTCTGGCCGGGTAGGATTCTCCACTGTAATCAATGGCGACTGGGCGATGGCCGGGGCACCACTTGATGCCACAAAAGGCATAAAAGCAGGTGCAGTCTATGTCTACAAAAGGAATGGTGGCACCTGGACGACAAATGCCAAGCTCACTTCCAATTCCACGCAAGCAGGCGATAAATTTGGATTTGCAGTTGGCATTGATGATACGCTGGCCATTGTCGGTGCGCCCGAAGAGAACAGCCAGGGCTTTGGTACCGGTGTAGCCTACGTGTTTGCCCGCAGGTCTGGCTCATGGGTGGAACTCCAAACCCTAACTGCTCCAACCATCAAACGTGGCGACTTCTATGGCTATGATGTGGCAATCTTTGGGGAACGAATCGCAATTGGAAGTTTTGGGGCTGATCTCTCGGGTTACACACAATCAGGCGCAGTCTATATTTATGAAAGATCTGCAGGCACCTGGGCTCACACAGAAACGCTGTTGCCAAATGACGTAAACCACAACGACTACACCGGTCTCTCCGTGGATATGTATGAAGACCGCGTGGTGGCAGGATCGCCCACCAAAAACTCAGGATTGCTCTTAAAGGCCGGTGCTGCTTACGTCTGGAAATATGATGGCGCAGGCAACTGGGCGCAGGAGGGCAAGCTGGTTTCAGGCGACCTGGATACCCGCGATTCATTCGGTATATCAGTGGCCGTTGTAGATAGCACCGTGATCGTAGGTGCTTATGGTAATGATGATGACGGCAACAACTCTGGTTCGGCTTACATCTTTCAGAAAGGTGCTAGCACGTATGCGCAAACAGGTAAACTCACCGCGAGCGATGGCGATGCCACCCATCTGTTCGGCCATTCCGTAGGCATTACAAATGACACTGCCATTGTAGGGGCCTATGCTGATGACCACAGCGGCATCCGCTCAGGTTCTGCCTATCTCTTCGCCAACAGTGGCGGCTGGGGCCAGTTCAAAAAGCTGGTGGCACCCACGCCTGGCGCGTATGAAGATTATGGATTCTCTGTGGATGCCTCTGAAGACTGGGCAATGGTAGGTGCAAAGGGCGATGGCGAAGTAGCTGCCCTGGCGGGAGCTGTGTATTTCTATCACCTGCCGTCTGTTCCCACGCCAATCCTGGTGCATCGTGAGACCAACCTTTTTGATGAGGATGGTGAAGATGCTGGAAATGATGAAGAAAGCGCCATATCAGCTTTTGACATCGCTGAGGAAGAAGCATTTGAACGGATGTTTGATCAAATCACAGTTTATCCGAACCCGGCCCGCGACAGGCACGACATCAACATCAGCATACCCGAAGGCAAAGAAGCCCAGGTGCAGATTATAGATGCGGCAGGCAACTTCGTGGTAAACCGCTTTGAGTATGGACCCATGAAGATCCACAACCTCCGGGCTGGCGTTTACTTCCTGCGCATCCAGATTGATGCACATGTATACCATCGTAAGTTGGTGGTAGTGAAGTAA